One window from the genome of Candidatus Sericytochromatia bacterium encodes:
- a CDS encoding glutaredoxin family protein, with protein MIPQLVLYTKPECCLCDKAEALIQKVRCDLNFAFEAVNILEHPEAYAAYAQRIPVVTLDGEVVLAGKVSEFWLRRVLEGERNPRLV; from the coding sequence TGTACACCAAGCCCGAATGCTGCCTTTGTGACAAGGCGGAGGCCCTGATTCAAAAGGTTCGCTGCGACCTGAACTTCGCTTTCGAGGCCGTGAACATCCTGGAGCATCCGGAGGCTTATGCGGCCTATGCGCAGCGCATTCCAGTGGTCACCCTGGATGGTGAGGTAGTGCTGGCGGGCAAGGTCAGCGAGTTCTGGCTCCGGCGCGTGCTGGAGGGGGAACGCAATCCCCGGCTGGTCTGA
- a CDS encoding phosphodiester glycosidase family protein → MATMCLTGLRAESQAPCLPSMDRRVRALSRITLGLLLAGMCLLAAAPAQAAAKPGPAVTVDGHKTRLFLPMRHPKVTKRVSRVSNWSMEAQGDISTAFALDRDMHRGALHHLRVHTFENRTFVQAEWRFAAPVEVETLPNGIAVTFYHQKATPVFRTVTRGVQVWEGQRWTSQGPMRIRALALDPREVRLEPAIASAGSKRMGLSRVSQFGRWHGAIAAVNGSFFSPANGQPQGTVVLDRQLVSRTMMNRPAVWFNKDGGIDIRTAKPHSQVVLEDGSLIRCQGVNETARRNRVTLFTSHFGLRSRTVPDGSRHELAINAGGRVVAIGNGNMEIPSGGFVLSGQGSAAHLLKRQIGEGQNLRLDHNLPPETQHALGGGPTLLQDGKVRVLAKQQHFRADVARGRAPRTAIGVTADRQILLVTIDGRLPGYSVGATLHELASTLKELGSVEALNLDGGGSTTMWLRGRTMGHPSDGGERPVSTALLVLPRRDPAPTASRADVQTLWANLTTR, encoded by the coding sequence ATGGCTACGATGTGCCTCACCGGACTTCGCGCCGAAAGCCAGGCCCCTTGCCTCCCGTCGATGGACCGACGCGTGCGAGCGCTGAGCCGGATCACGCTGGGCCTGTTGCTGGCCGGTATGTGCTTGCTGGCTGCCGCCCCCGCACAAGCCGCTGCCAAACCGGGGCCGGCCGTCACCGTCGACGGCCACAAGACCCGCCTGTTCCTCCCCATGCGTCACCCGAAAGTCACCAAACGCGTCAGTCGGGTGTCGAACTGGAGCATGGAAGCCCAAGGCGACATCAGCACGGCCTTTGCCCTGGACCGCGACATGCACCGCGGCGCCCTGCACCACTTGCGCGTGCATACCTTTGAAAACCGAACCTTCGTGCAGGCCGAGTGGCGCTTCGCAGCCCCCGTGGAAGTGGAAACGCTGCCCAACGGGATCGCCGTGACCTTCTACCATCAGAAAGCCACGCCCGTGTTCCGAACCGTGACGCGCGGGGTGCAGGTGTGGGAAGGGCAGCGCTGGACCAGTCAAGGTCCCATGCGCATCCGCGCCTTGGCCCTGGATCCGCGCGAAGTCCGTCTGGAACCCGCGATCGCCTCGGCCGGCTCCAAGCGCATGGGGCTCTCGCGGGTCAGCCAGTTTGGGCGCTGGCACGGGGCGATCGCCGCCGTGAACGGTAGCTTTTTCTCGCCCGCCAACGGGCAGCCCCAGGGCACGGTGGTGCTGGATCGGCAGCTGGTCAGCCGCACGATGATGAACCGCCCAGCCGTCTGGTTCAACAAGGACGGCGGCATCGACATCCGCACCGCCAAACCGCATTCGCAGGTCGTGCTTGAGGATGGCTCCCTGATCCGCTGTCAGGGCGTCAATGAAACGGCCCGGCGAAACCGCGTCACCCTCTTCACCAGCCATTTCGGCCTGCGCTCCCGCACGGTTCCCGATGGCAGTCGCCACGAACTGGCGATCAACGCAGGCGGACGGGTGGTGGCGATTGGCAACGGCAACATGGAAATTCCCTCTGGTGGCTTCGTGCTCAGCGGTCAGGGCAGCGCCGCCCATCTGCTCAAGCGCCAGATCGGCGAAGGACAGAACCTGCGACTCGACCACAATCTCCCCCCTGAGACGCAACACGCCCTCGGCGGCGGCCCGACCCTGCTGCAGGACGGCAAGGTGAGGGTGCTGGCCAAGCAGCAGCACTTCCGCGCGGATGTGGCGCGCGGACGGGCGCCTCGTACGGCGATCGGTGTGACAGCCGACCGGCAGATCTTGCTGGTGACCATCGATGGCCGCTTGCCCGGCTATAGCGTCGGGGCGACCCTGCATGAGCTGGCCAGCACCTTGAAGGAACTGGGCAGCGTGGAGGCCTTGAACCTGGATGGCGGAGGCTCCACGACCATGTGGCTGCGCGGACGCACCATGGGCCATCCCTCCGATGGAGGCGAGCGCCCCGTCAGCACGGCCCTGCTCGTACTTCCCCGCCGCGACCCCGCCCCGACGGCCAGCCGAGCGGATGTGCAAACGCTCTGGGCGAACCTGACCACGCGCTGA
- a CDS encoding S8 family serine peptidase: protein MLNSGTSMAAPLVAGAAALLFSAQPQWSAEQVEKALKTTGAAVKNFTGNTAIKRLDVLKALKATPVDAPPALSRIKASPSSRFVEVVAESNEPVAASCTISLKPDLSAPLTVGALGSKLLFYANNLTPNTRYHYRITARDAGGKVTNSPVASFTTSGPVFGTFVAEPGTYSVKLSWTTTPATQGVIKIGRSATALSDLPASRTELLQSHLHYLTDLQPDSTYFYEIGGTAEDGGTLPKRTGTFRTKRFAFLKTGVFSSVTDANVFCTTTFPSQVQVRYGTDKANLTQITPRTDRWATGHQIRVPDLVPGTTYHYVIEAFDMQEQKYPTGIISDMTPALRVLETTISNLTSSSARMTFQANHAVSARIYTKVTDDPNEIPVAEELWTSNHRHVHDYTWLPPATKISAYIAIYLYEGDKFVSKVLSPAFVFETKPRGPMDPPPDEPPQWAPPLAFEINPTKPPKR, encoded by the coding sequence GTGCTGAATTCGGGGACCAGCATGGCAGCCCCCCTGGTGGCGGGCGCGGCGGCTCTGTTGTTTTCGGCCCAGCCCCAGTGGAGCGCAGAGCAAGTGGAAAAGGCACTGAAGACCACCGGCGCGGCGGTCAAGAACTTCACGGGAAACACCGCTATCAAGCGCCTGGATGTCCTGAAGGCCTTGAAGGCGACCCCGGTGGACGCGCCGCCTGCGCTCTCGCGCATCAAGGCCTCACCCAGCAGCAGGTTTGTCGAGGTGGTGGCAGAAAGCAACGAGCCGGTGGCGGCTTCTTGCACCATCAGCCTCAAGCCCGACTTGAGCGCCCCGCTCACGGTGGGGGCCCTGGGTAGCAAACTGCTGTTTTACGCAAACAACCTGACCCCCAACACGCGCTACCATTACCGCATCACAGCCCGCGACGCAGGTGGCAAGGTCACCAACAGTCCGGTCGCGTCCTTCACCACCAGCGGACCGGTGTTTGGGACTTTTGTCGCGGAACCAGGCACCTATTCCGTCAAGCTGAGCTGGACCACCACGCCCGCGACCCAGGGCGTGATCAAGATTGGACGCAGTGCCACGGCACTGAGCGACCTCCCGGCCTCGCGCACGGAGCTGTTGCAAAGCCACCTGCACTACCTGACGGACCTGCAACCTGATTCGACTTATTTTTATGAGATCGGGGGCACCGCCGAGGACGGGGGGACCCTGCCGAAGCGGACGGGGACCTTCCGCACCAAGCGCTTCGCCTTCTTGAAGACGGGCGTGTTCTCCTCCGTGACGGACGCCAACGTCTTCTGCACCACGACCTTCCCGTCCCAGGTCCAGGTTCGCTACGGAACGGACAAGGCCAACCTGACTCAGATCACGCCGCGCACCGACCGCTGGGCCACCGGCCATCAGATCCGGGTTCCGGACCTGGTGCCCGGAACCACTTACCACTACGTGATCGAAGCGTTCGATATGCAAGAACAGAAATATCCGACCGGCATTATCTCTGACATGACCCCGGCCCTGAGAGTCCTTGAGACCACGATCTCCAACCTGACCTCGAGTTCCGCGCGCATGACGTTTCAGGCCAACCATGCCGTCAGCGCCCGAATTTACACCAAGGTCACGGACGATCCCAACGAAATCCCGGTGGCGGAGGAACTCTGGACCTCGAACCATCGCCACGTCCACGATTACACGTGGTTGCCACCCGCCACCAAAATCTCCGCGTACATCGCAATCTACCTGTACGAGGGAGACAAGTTCGTGAGCAAGGTATTGAGTCCGGCCTTCGTCTTCGAAACGAAGCCTCGCGGTCCCATGGACCCACCACCCGACGAACCGCCACAGTGGGCGCCTCCGCTCGCCTTCGAGATCAACCCCACGAAGCCCCCGAAGCGATAG